One part of the Terrimicrobium sacchariphilum genome encodes these proteins:
- the rfaD gene encoding ADP-glyceromanno-heptose 6-epimerase, producing the protein MTSTLKSQKQKKKELSLLHPKARVLVTGAGGFIGSAIVHALNQRGIEQIVVTDFLGEDEKWRNLAPLAFEDYVPADRFLEGITKDPDSFGKFSACFHLGACSSTTVTDSAYVMDNNFGYTKALCRWALASGTRFVYASSAATYGDGAAGMDDRTENLRAYRPLNLYGYSKHLFDLWAQREELLSEIVGIKYFNVFGPNEYHKGDMRSLVCKAYEQIVATGKIRLFKSYKPEFADGCQMRDFVYVKDAVAMTLHLAENEEVGGLFNVGAGVARTWVDLANSLFSALGIPPQIEFIEMPESIRHQYQYYTCADISKVREAGFSAPTTTLEDAVRDYAVNYLKPGKRLGDEAAG; encoded by the coding sequence ATGACCTCGACCCTGAAGTCTCAGAAACAAAAGAAGAAGGAGCTTTCTCTCCTGCACCCCAAGGCGCGCGTGCTCGTGACCGGTGCCGGTGGGTTCATCGGCAGCGCGATCGTTCATGCGCTCAATCAACGTGGCATCGAGCAGATCGTCGTGACGGATTTCCTCGGCGAAGACGAAAAATGGCGTAATCTCGCCCCGCTAGCCTTTGAGGACTATGTCCCGGCAGACCGCTTCCTCGAGGGCATTACGAAAGACCCCGATTCCTTCGGCAAATTCTCCGCCTGCTTCCACCTGGGCGCGTGCTCATCGACGACGGTGACAGATTCCGCCTACGTGATGGACAACAACTTTGGCTACACCAAGGCGCTGTGCCGCTGGGCGCTGGCCTCGGGCACGCGGTTTGTCTACGCCTCGTCCGCCGCCACGTATGGCGACGGAGCCGCCGGGATGGATGATCGCACGGAGAATCTCCGGGCTTACCGCCCGCTCAATCTCTACGGCTACTCGAAGCATCTCTTTGACCTCTGGGCGCAGCGCGAGGAGCTCCTCTCGGAGATCGTCGGCATCAAGTACTTCAACGTCTTTGGTCCCAACGAATACCACAAGGGAGATATGCGCAGCCTCGTGTGCAAGGCCTACGAGCAGATCGTCGCGACGGGCAAGATCCGTCTCTTCAAGAGCTACAAGCCGGAGTTTGCCGATGGCTGCCAGATGCGTGATTTCGTTTACGTAAAGGATGCGGTGGCCATGACGCTGCACCTCGCGGAAAATGAGGAAGTCGGTGGGCTTTTCAACGTGGGAGCGGGAGTCGCCCGGACCTGGGTGGACCTCGCCAACTCGCTCTTTTCCGCGCTCGGCATCCCGCCGCAGATCGAGTTTATCGAGATGCCCGAGAGCATCCGTCACCAGTATCAATACTACACCTGCGCCGATATTTCGAAGGTGCGCGAGGCGGGGTTCTCCGCGCCGACGACGACACTGGAGGATGCGGTGCGGGATTACGCGGTGAATTACCTGAAACCCGGCAAGCGTCTCGGCGACGAGGCGGCGGGCTGA
- a CDS encoding adenine phosphoribosyltransferase, which yields MAVDELRAAVRDIQDFPQPGIVFKDITPILADGRLLRLAIDRFVADCEGQGIEKIAGIDARGFLFGATVADRLGLGFVPIRKKGKLPWKTASLSYKLEYAEAAIEVHLDAFRPGERVALIDDLLATGGTAAAAAKLVEQAGGNVVQAQFLIELGFLKGREVLAPHTVKSLVVF from the coding sequence ATGGCTGTTGACGAACTTCGCGCGGCCGTCCGCGACATTCAGGATTTCCCGCAACCGGGCATCGTCTTCAAGGACATCACTCCGATCCTTGCCGACGGCCGCCTCTTGCGCCTTGCCATCGACCGCTTCGTGGCCGACTGCGAGGGACAGGGAATCGAGAAGATCGCCGGCATCGATGCGCGGGGATTCCTCTTCGGCGCCACCGTCGCAGACCGGCTCGGCCTCGGCTTCGTCCCCATTCGCAAGAAGGGCAAGCTGCCTTGGAAGACCGCCAGTCTGTCCTACAAACTCGAGTACGCGGAAGCCGCCATCGAAGTTCATCTCGATGCCTTTCGCCCGGGCGAACGCGTCGCCCTCATCGACGATCTCCTGGCCACAGGAGGCACCGCCGCAGCCGCGGCAAAACTCGTCGAGCAGGCCGGCGGCAACGTCGTCCAAGCCCAGTTCCTCATCGAGCTGGGATTCCTGAAAGGCCGCGAAGTCCTTGCCCCTCACACGGTCAAGTCCCTCGTGGTTTTCTAG
- a CDS encoding Na/Pi symporter, producing the protein MSPVTSLILGLGLFFLGLRLVGDNLRLLCSSSFRDVMRSSVHSPLARVGVGLSAGALMQSATAVTFILVSMVGSGLIPASAAGLIIIWCNVGLTALAFVATLNITAVVGFVVGAAGIAMGMLRKRLPQTVAGALLGLGLILYGLERMSAGAAPLKEAEVFRGALEHAVSNPVMAFVAGIIAAAVLQSNSGAVMLVITFAASGLIDLEPAMLLIFGTNLGAIGLRLFLSAGLNRPMLRLVRLEDLFCVISGVLMFALFLIEQCGVPLVGALVRSLHRSIDVQLAVVFLLSNLIPAAVMTPFMGVWRRMLEKIWPDKSAADDPSRPMYILPQALNDPATALDLMRKELTRLLSHVPVKPITDGDGENPDPAFQALSQAIETFAVQLSARSVLNEKQAGLLHGLRAELSLIRHTEEAVRHFCRGLKPGAAGKLDETLAELLKDSVEASSAHDAAKLEQLEERTKWKGEFLNQVSNGHAEALETLDATAAHEDFRIAVWTLHRLAKLLARLDASGG; encoded by the coding sequence ATGTCTCCCGTCACTTCGCTGATCCTGGGGCTGGGGTTGTTTTTTCTCGGCCTGCGGCTGGTGGGGGACAATCTCCGGCTGCTGTGCAGCTCCAGCTTCCGGGATGTCATGAGGTCATCCGTCCACTCGCCCCTGGCACGGGTCGGGGTCGGGCTCTCGGCTGGTGCGCTCATGCAGAGCGCGACAGCGGTGACATTCATCCTGGTCAGCATGGTCGGGAGCGGGCTGATCCCGGCGAGCGCGGCCGGGCTGATCATTATCTGGTGCAATGTCGGCCTGACGGCTCTGGCCTTTGTCGCGACGCTGAATATCACGGCGGTCGTCGGATTCGTTGTCGGAGCCGCGGGCATCGCCATGGGCATGCTGCGGAAGAGGCTTCCCCAGACTGTGGCGGGGGCTTTGCTCGGGCTGGGTCTGATCCTGTACGGGCTGGAGCGAATGAGCGCGGGGGCTGCTCCGCTCAAGGAAGCGGAGGTCTTTCGAGGAGCCTTGGAACATGCGGTGTCCAATCCCGTCATGGCTTTTGTGGCGGGCATTATCGCCGCAGCCGTCCTGCAGTCAAACAGCGGCGCAGTGATGCTGGTCATCACCTTTGCGGCCAGCGGGTTGATCGATCTGGAGCCCGCCATGCTGCTCATTTTCGGCACGAACCTCGGGGCCATTGGGCTGCGGCTCTTTTTGTCGGCAGGCTTGAACCGCCCCATGCTGCGCCTCGTGCGGCTGGAGGATTTATTTTGCGTGATTAGCGGGGTGCTGATGTTTGCACTTTTTCTGATCGAGCAGTGCGGGGTGCCTCTCGTGGGGGCTCTGGTGCGATCGCTCCATCGCTCGATCGATGTGCAGCTGGCGGTGGTCTTCCTGCTTTCCAACCTGATACCCGCCGCGGTGATGACTCCCTTCATGGGCGTGTGGCGCCGGATGCTGGAGAAGATCTGGCCCGACAAATCGGCGGCCGATGATCCGTCGCGCCCGATGTACATCCTGCCCCAGGCGCTGAATGATCCGGCGACCGCGCTCGACCTGATGCGCAAGGAGCTCACCCGCCTGCTCAGCCATGTCCCGGTCAAGCCGATCACCGATGGCGATGGGGAAAACCCGGACCCTGCATTTCAGGCGCTTTCGCAGGCGATTGAAACCTTTGCCGTTCAGTTGAGCGCCCGGTCGGTGCTGAACGAGAAACAGGCGGGATTACTGCACGGTCTGCGGGCCGAGTTGAGCCTTATCCGGCATACGGAGGAGGCGGTGCGCCATTTTTGCCGAGGTTTGAAGCCCGGAGCGGCGGGGAAGCTCGACGAGACGCTGGCCGAGTTGCTGAAGGATTCCGTGGAGGCATCCTCGGCGCACGATGCCGCGAAGCTGGAGCAGCTGGAGGAGCGCACGAAGTGGAAGGGCGAGTTTCTCAACCAGGTCTCCAACGGGCATGCCGAGGCGCTGGAGACGCTCGATGCGACGGCGGCGCATGAGGATTTCCGCATCGCGGTCTGGACGCTGCACCGGCTGGCGAAGCTTCTCGCCCGGCTGGATGCGAGCGGAGGCTAG
- a CDS encoding tetratricopeptide repeat protein, translating to MKNLPPIACIAALACVLVLGSAFAEEPSPQQLVDTAISEFQAGKYDQALEKLKQVEKTQPDSAFLQNLLGAVYTKKKDYANAKAAFDKALDIDYTFFPAQFNVGEVLFLQKQYPQALDHFERMLRGAPDNELLQFKVALCLLQTGQKAEAEKLANRMKYPGQEPAWYFTQAAIAINNKNSRKASENLAAARELFPDKTSIYTETFQDLGWQTK from the coding sequence TTGAAAAATCTCCCACCCATCGCATGCATCGCGGCACTGGCCTGCGTCTTGGTCCTTGGCTCCGCGTTCGCCGAAGAGCCCTCGCCACAGCAACTTGTCGATACCGCCATCTCGGAGTTTCAGGCAGGGAAATACGACCAGGCGCTCGAAAAGCTCAAGCAGGTCGAGAAGACCCAGCCCGACTCGGCCTTCCTCCAGAATCTGCTCGGAGCGGTCTATACCAAGAAGAAGGACTACGCGAATGCGAAGGCGGCCTTCGACAAGGCGCTGGACATCGACTACACGTTCTTCCCCGCTCAGTTCAACGTGGGCGAGGTGCTTTTCCTGCAGAAGCAGTATCCGCAGGCGCTCGATCACTTTGAACGCATGCTGCGCGGCGCTCCGGACAACGAGTTGCTCCAGTTCAAGGTGGCGCTCTGCCTCCTGCAGACCGGCCAGAAGGCGGAGGCGGAAAAGCTGGCCAACCGCATGAAATACCCCGGACAGGAGCCGGCATGGTATTTCACCCAGGCGGCGATCGCCATCAACAACAAGAACTCCCGCAAAGCGTCGGAGAACCTCGCGGCAGCCAGGGAGCTCTTCCCCGACAAGACCAGTATTTACACCGAGACCTTCCAGGATCTCGGGTGGCAGACCAAATGA
- the ftsY gene encoding signal recognition particle-docking protein FtsY, producing MPLKFLQKFVAQYSAGPADWDALEEALLRADLGVSMTTHILEAVRKRGLDVNAQTAAEVCREEILKVLPPAGPPPMPLPDRPSVVLVVGVNGTGKTTSSAKLARWFTSGGFGCLLVAADTFRAAAIEQLEAWGKRLDIEVLKGQYGGDSAALCFDAWNSAHRRKIPYLICDTAGRLHTKSNLMQELSKVKRTIGKHDPTAPRECLLVVDATTGSNAIVQAKEFHEAVGLTGIILTKLDGSGKGGAAVAIQHELGIPTRFIGTGEKPEDFAAFDRDTFVNTIL from the coding sequence ATGCCGCTGAAGTTCCTTCAGAAGTTTGTCGCCCAGTATAGCGCCGGGCCGGCGGACTGGGATGCCCTGGAAGAAGCGCTCCTGCGCGCAGACCTCGGCGTATCCATGACGACGCACATCCTCGAGGCGGTGCGCAAGCGTGGTCTCGACGTGAATGCCCAGACGGCAGCGGAGGTGTGCCGCGAGGAAATCCTCAAGGTGCTGCCTCCGGCCGGTCCTCCGCCGATGCCTCTCCCTGATCGCCCGAGCGTGGTGCTGGTGGTGGGGGTCAACGGCACGGGGAAAACCACGTCGTCGGCCAAGCTCGCGCGCTGGTTCACCTCTGGCGGTTTCGGTTGTCTCCTCGTCGCGGCGGATACCTTTCGAGCGGCGGCCATCGAGCAACTCGAGGCCTGGGGCAAGCGGCTCGACATCGAGGTGCTCAAGGGCCAGTACGGCGGCGACTCGGCCGCGCTCTGCTTCGACGCCTGGAATAGCGCCCATCGCCGCAAGATTCCCTATCTCATCTGCGATACCGCCGGTCGACTGCACACCAAGAGCAACCTCATGCAGGAGCTCTCCAAGGTGAAGCGCACCATCGGGAAACATGATCCCACCGCACCTCGCGAGTGCCTGCTCGTCGTCGATGCCACCACGGGATCAAACGCCATCGTGCAGGCGAAGGAGTTTCATGAAGCCGTCGGCCTGACCGGCATCATCCTGACCAAGCTCGATGGTAGCGGAAAAGGTGGCGCGGCCGTCGCGATCCAGCACGAACTCGGCATCCCGACGCGATTTATTGGCACCGGGGAGAAGCCCGAGGATTTTGCGGCCTTTGACCGCGATACGTTCGTTAATACGATTCTTTAG
- a CDS encoding glycoside hydrolase family 57 protein produces MNPGSLALLLHAHLPFVRHPEHEEFHEEDWLFEAVVETYVPLLKIFRKLVVDKVPFRITLTMTPTLCAMLRDPLLQDRTERYIARGVELSRMEIERTSAEGRLNELARFYHARFLEVQSFYLHDIGRDIVAAFAELQRDGVIEIITCAATHGFLPLMESYPEAMRAQIFIGRDYHRECFGVDPVGIWLPECGYIPGIDRVLKEANIRWFVVDAHGLMYGEPRPRFAIFSPYYTVAGPAVFARDRESSRQVWSAREGYPGDPAYRDFYRDIGKELSEEYLHRVYPEVGHRRFTGIKYHRITGSEHKDLYRRDWAMGAADSHAGHFVQSRVDQMNQLRSVLPVDPIILSPFDAELFGHWWYEGPEFLDLVLRKAVYDQQAFTLTTPSLYLANHPTLQIVAPSPSSWGNKGYWEVWLDQVNSWIYPHLHAAARRMTESARKYARTKSAVRERILAQMARELLLAQSSDWAFLMKTGTAREYAEKRTKDHIMRFIRLYEALGQKTPDQSLLAACESRDNIFPNINWRYYA; encoded by the coding sequence ATGAATCCGGGATCCCTCGCGCTTCTCCTACATGCGCACCTGCCGTTTGTGAGACATCCCGAACACGAGGAGTTTCATGAAGAGGACTGGCTTTTCGAGGCTGTCGTCGAGACGTATGTCCCTCTCCTGAAGATTTTTAGGAAGCTCGTGGTCGACAAGGTCCCTTTCCGGATCACCCTGACCATGACGCCAACATTGTGCGCAATGTTGCGGGACCCACTACTCCAGGACCGGACGGAACGCTACATCGCCCGGGGCGTGGAGCTGTCGCGCATGGAGATCGAGCGCACCTCGGCGGAGGGGCGGCTCAATGAGCTGGCGAGGTTTTATCATGCGAGGTTCCTCGAGGTGCAGAGCTTTTACCTGCACGACATCGGGCGCGACATCGTGGCCGCCTTTGCCGAGCTGCAACGCGATGGGGTGATCGAGATCATCACCTGCGCGGCCACCCATGGGTTCCTCCCCCTCATGGAGAGCTACCCGGAGGCCATGAGGGCGCAGATATTCATCGGGCGCGATTACCACCGGGAGTGCTTCGGCGTGGACCCCGTGGGCATCTGGCTGCCCGAGTGCGGATATATCCCCGGCATCGACCGCGTCCTCAAGGAGGCCAACATCCGGTGGTTCGTCGTCGACGCCCACGGCCTCATGTATGGCGAACCCCGCCCGCGCTTTGCCATTTTCTCGCCCTACTACACCGTGGCGGGACCTGCCGTGTTTGCCCGCGACCGGGAATCCAGCCGCCAGGTCTGGAGCGCCCGGGAGGGTTACCCCGGCGACCCTGCCTATCGGGACTTTTACCGCGACATCGGCAAGGAACTCTCCGAGGAGTATCTGCACCGGGTCTACCCCGAGGTCGGCCACCGGCGGTTCACCGGCATCAAGTACCACCGCATCACCGGCAGCGAACACAAGGACCTCTACCGGCGCGACTGGGCCATGGGCGCGGCGGATTCCCATGCCGGGCACTTCGTCCAGAGCCGGGTCGACCAGATGAACCAGCTCCGGTCCGTCCTCCCGGTCGATCCCATCATCCTGAGCCCCTTCGACGCCGAGCTCTTCGGCCACTGGTGGTACGAGGGGCCGGAGTTCCTCGACCTCGTCCTGCGCAAGGCGGTTTACGACCAGCAGGCTTTTACCCTCACCACGCCGAGCCTGTATCTCGCCAATCACCCGACTCTCCAGATCGTCGCCCCTTCGCCCTCCAGCTGGGGCAACAAGGGGTACTGGGAGGTCTGGCTCGATCAGGTAAACTCCTGGATCTACCCGCACCTCCACGCCGCCGCCCGTCGCATGACGGAGAGCGCCCGCAAGTACGCCAGGACCAAGTCCGCAGTGCGCGAGCGCATCCTCGCCCAGATGGCTCGGGAACTCCTCCTCGCGCAATCCAGCGATTGGGCGTTTCTGATGAAAACCGGAACCGCCCGGGAGTACGCCGAGAAACGAACCAAGGATCACATCATGCGATTCATCCGGCTTTACGAGGCCCTCGGCCAAAAAACTCCTGATCAATCCCTGCTGGCGGCCTGCGAATCCCGGGATAATATTTTCCCCAATATCAATTGGCGCTACTACGCTTGA